From one Paenibacillus sp. FSL K6-1330 genomic stretch:
- a CDS encoding serine hydrolase domain-containing protein produces MNKISMLTVSTMITATLLLPLLPLQGTGFAKQADPYSQDSQTKAKQLIDEAANHQNIPGIIVASSNKGSKWAYASGEASIYGTDPVKTNFTFRIGSLTKTFTAMVVLQLVDEQKLNLDDTIEKWLPDVVKGTEYEGDHITIRQLLNQTSGIPDYSEHKDILDKLLPNPLHSFTADELVRTGLNMKATSKPGEKWVYSNTNTVLAGMIIKKATGETYGEHIRKRFIAPLKLTSTYVPDDYSFIPGEHARGYFVLDGQFIDRTEMNPSWADAAGSMISTADDMNTFFSAILSGKLLKPATLDQMLTGVETPVGEYGLGIVGTKLTNGITIWGHGGNFPGFATFAGGTRGGDYVQTLNINAMPSEINTLPLSKSIAEQLIGSSSH; encoded by the coding sequence ATGAACAAAATTTCTATGCTCACTGTATCGACAATGATTACCGCGACTCTATTACTGCCATTACTGCCATTACAAGGAACTGGTTTTGCAAAGCAGGCGGATCCCTACAGTCAAGATTCGCAGACCAAAGCCAAGCAACTTATCGATGAAGCTGCTAACCATCAAAATATACCGGGCATAATTGTAGCTTCCTCAAACAAAGGATCAAAATGGGCATATGCTTCCGGTGAAGCAAGCATTTACGGTACTGACCCGGTTAAGACGAACTTTACTTTCCGGATCGGTAGTCTAACAAAGACGTTTACTGCAATGGTCGTTCTTCAGCTTGTTGATGAACAAAAACTGAACCTGGATGACACGATAGAAAAATGGCTGCCTGATGTTGTTAAGGGTACTGAATATGAAGGGGATCATATCACGATTCGGCAACTATTAAACCAAACAAGCGGTATTCCTGACTATTCAGAACACAAGGATATTCTCGATAAATTACTCCCAAACCCGTTACATTCCTTTACTGCTGACGAATTAGTTCGTACTGGACTGAACATGAAGGCAACCTCTAAGCCTGGAGAGAAATGGGTTTATTCCAATACGAATACGGTACTGGCAGGGATGATTATTAAGAAGGCTACTGGAGAAACATACGGGGAACATATTAGGAAACGTTTCATAGCTCCCCTTAAGCTAACGAGCACTTATGTACCCGACGACTACTCGTTTATTCCAGGTGAACATGCACGAGGATACTTCGTACTCGACGGTCAATTCATAGACAGAACCGAAATGAATCCCTCTTGGGCAGATGCTGCGGGATCTATGATCTCCACAGCGGATGATATGAATACATTCTTCAGTGCTATACTTAGTGGCAAGCTATTAAAACCAGCTACTTTAGATCAGATGTTAACTGGGGTTGAAACTCCAGTAGGTGAATACGGCTTGGGGATCGTTGGAACAAAGCTGACGAATGGTATTACGATTTGGGGGCATGGCGGCAACTTTCCAGGATTCGCAACGTTCGCAGGTGGAACTCGCGGCGGGGATTATGTACAAACCCTTAATATCAATGCGATGCCTTCTGAAATTAATACGTTGCCTCTTTCCAAAAGCATTGCCGAGCAACTCATTGGCTCTTCATCACATTAA
- a CDS encoding GNAT family N-acetyltransferase — protein MENSINSKVYRLISLISTDAGNYVKNAHINQTLTLVYYEESDQNHGAFCIVENENYIIAFAAFTDYSHDETLLNLMEKQISKHFQPNETRAICFNVYGKNKELVHFVKELGFATDMEGFQLQYDFSKEIKMPETFPLVEKGFTPDMLRNFIQLFEKAYYNLNVENGWNTNTYQQNQDNFLNLLQKNELEEWVRSFWIDDKLIGAYILAGDYIRDFVIHPEYQNRGYGSLILKNCIHRMSNVMGIKNILLRVAQSNSGAKRFYERNNFIEISNFAEHTLVSNRLN, from the coding sequence ATGGAGAATAGCATAAACAGTAAAGTGTACCGATTAATTTCTTTGATATCTACGGACGCGGGGAACTATGTTAAAAATGCTCATATTAATCAAACGTTAACCCTTGTTTACTATGAAGAATCAGATCAAAATCATGGTGCATTTTGTATCGTTGAGAACGAAAATTATATCATCGCATTTGCGGCTTTTACTGATTACAGCCATGATGAAACATTACTAAATCTTATGGAGAAGCAGATTAGTAAACATTTTCAGCCGAATGAGACAAGAGCAATCTGTTTTAACGTATACGGAAAAAATAAAGAGTTAGTTCATTTTGTTAAAGAACTTGGTTTTGCGACCGATATGGAGGGTTTTCAGCTTCAATATGATTTCAGCAAAGAAATAAAAATGCCGGAGACGTTTCCGCTAGTAGAAAAGGGATTTACACCAGACATGCTTAGAAATTTTATTCAACTATTTGAGAAAGCTTATTATAACTTGAATGTTGAAAATGGCTGGAACACAAATACATACCAACAAAATCAAGATAATTTCTTGAATTTACTACAAAAAAACGAATTAGAAGAATGGGTAAGATCTTTTTGGATTGATGACAAATTGATTGGGGCCTATATTCTAGCAGGTGATTACATTCGAGACTTTGTTATACATCCCGAATATCAGAACCGCGGGTATGGAAGCCTTATTCTGAAAAATTGTATTCATCGAATGTCGAATGTAATGGGGATTAAAAATATATTATTGCGTGTTGCGCAATCGAATAGCGGAGCCAAGAGGTTTTACGAAAGGAATAATTTTATTGAAATCTCCAATTTTGCTGAGCATACGCTTGTGTCAAATCGTCTTAACTGA
- a CDS encoding IS110 family transposase, with protein MLEAILERCAGLDVHQETVVACVLTGPLDRAPKLEMRTFGTMTHELMELGEWLVNEGCTHVAMESTGIYWKSVWNVLEAFDLDLLLANAHHVKNLPGRKTDMKDAEWIAKLLRCGLIEGSFVPTEDIRDLRDLTRYRKKLVHDATSEKNRIHKSLQDANIKLTTHMSDIFGASGRLLLQKIVDGEVITMEFLETHMRGALKHKSPKLLQSLNGRLRKHHRDMIRFSWNHLMYLEQQIEQVEQDIRGRLANKQEAMDLLTSIPGINEQAASIIVAEIGTDMSAFKDDHHLAAWAGVTPGNHQSAGKKRTRARSGNNHLKAVLSECAWAASMTRNTRLSARYWNWVKRLGKKKALVAF; from the coding sequence ATGTTGGAAGCCATTCTTGAACGCTGCGCCGGACTTGACGTTCACCAGGAAACCGTTGTGGCCTGCGTACTCACCGGACCGCTTGACCGCGCGCCGAAATTGGAGATGCGCACGTTCGGCACCATGACACACGAGCTCATGGAGCTTGGCGAGTGGCTGGTTAATGAAGGCTGCACGCACGTTGCCATGGAGAGCACCGGCATCTACTGGAAATCCGTGTGGAACGTGCTCGAGGCATTCGACCTGGACCTTTTGCTGGCTAATGCGCATCACGTCAAGAACCTTCCCGGACGCAAGACCGACATGAAAGACGCCGAGTGGATCGCCAAGCTGCTGCGCTGCGGGCTCATTGAAGGAAGCTTCGTTCCCACCGAAGACATCCGTGATCTTCGAGATCTGACCCGTTACCGCAAGAAGCTGGTGCATGATGCCACCTCGGAGAAGAACCGCATCCATAAATCGCTACAGGATGCGAACATAAAGCTTACGACGCACATGTCCGACATTTTTGGCGCATCGGGACGGCTGTTGCTCCAGAAGATCGTGGACGGCGAGGTCATCACCATGGAGTTTCTTGAAACCCATATGAGAGGTGCACTCAAACACAAGTCGCCCAAACTGTTGCAGTCCCTCAATGGACGCCTGCGCAAGCATCACCGCGACATGATCCGTTTTTCCTGGAACCACCTCATGTATCTGGAACAACAAATCGAGCAGGTAGAGCAGGATATCCGGGGCCGTCTTGCCAACAAGCAAGAAGCCATGGATCTTCTCACATCGATTCCCGGCATTAACGAACAGGCTGCCTCCATCATCGTCGCGGAAATCGGTACGGACATGTCCGCGTTCAAGGACGATCACCATCTTGCGGCATGGGCTGGCGTCACTCCAGGCAATCACCAGAGCGCCGGTAAAAAAAGGACAAGGGCCAGATCCGGAAACAACCACTTGAAGGCCGTGTTGAGTGAATGTGCGTGGGCTGCTTCCATGACCCGCAATACCAGACTTTCCGCAAGGTACTGGAACTGGGTGAAGCGTCTTGGCAAGAAAAAGGCGCTGGTCGCTTTTTAG
- a CDS encoding nucleotidyltransferase domain-containing protein yields the protein MILEKVINRIVIQSEYKDFVDKYIDNILTEFKGKIHSIYMCGSIPKGTAKPFKSDADFTIVCVNPKDIDYERLSNIKDRLLEEYPVVTKIDTTICSIDDVLSKPNDWGFWVKIISVCIYGHDVGEKVPPIIISPEFILDLNAETKKEVDRRHSLLSNASDNTMKTRLIKGYSKRLIRALYSLVLEDTGVWQDDIIKMKNAILNYCEIDSALIDYLYACYLDSNVLVEEFLGIADEVYSYFENSLNAMAVRVTLRSE from the coding sequence ATGATATTAGAAAAAGTTATAAATAGAATTGTAATACAAAGTGAATATAAGGATTTTGTTGATAAGTATATAGATAATATACTTACCGAATTTAAAGGTAAGATTCATAGCATTTATATGTGTGGCTCGATTCCAAAAGGAACTGCTAAACCTTTTAAGTCAGATGCAGACTTTACTATTGTATGTGTAAATCCCAAAGATATTGATTACGAAAGATTGTCAAATATTAAAGACAGGCTTTTGGAAGAATATCCAGTAGTAACTAAGATTGATACCACAATTTGCTCGATTGACGATGTATTAAGTAAACCAAATGATTGGGGTTTTTGGGTAAAGATAATTAGTGTTTGCATATATGGTCATGACGTTGGTGAAAAAGTACCACCGATAATTATTTCTCCAGAGTTCATTTTAGACTTAAATGCAGAGACCAAGAAGGAAGTAGATCGTAGACATAGTTTACTTTCTAATGCTAGTGATAACACAATGAAAACTAGATTAATTAAAGGTTACTCTAAGAGATTAATTCGTGCATTATACTCTTTGGTTTTAGAAGATACAGGTGTATGGCAAGATGACATTATTAAGATGAAGAATGCCATATTAAACTATTGTGAGATTGACTCCGCTTTAATTGATTATCTGTATGCTTGTTACTTGGATAGTAATGTACTTGTTGAAGAGTTTCTGGGAATTGCAGATGAAGTATATAGCTATTTT